TTGGACCAAAAGTTGTTCGATGTTCAAGCAGCTATGGAGAACCAACTGCATCAGACAAGTCTGGCTCAGGTTGTAGCCGATGCTCAGAATAAACTGTCTAAGTAAGAGGACTAAGGTTCTCTTTTTCTATTGCTATAATTATGGTACAATGTAGTCATCAAAGGAGGAGACTATGTACTTTATCACAGGATTTTTTGTCCTACTTTTTCTCGTTTCGTTTTTTAGAGACAATCGCAGTCTCTGGAACCCAGCTCTCTTGCTTTTGTCACTGCTCTTTTCTTATATGTCTATTGCCAATCTTTTTTACGAAGTTGGACAGAAAGAAGTGCACATGGTTTTCTTTGCAGGTATTTTTCTTCTTCTGCCTTTTTTAGTCTTTCTAAGTGGTTTTTTCCTTATTTATAATGGATTTGTGTTATTGAAAAAAGAAGGAAAATCCAAGGCAAATTATTTGTCTCTAGGATTAGGCTGCGTGATTTTATTCTTTTTTGTAATCATGGCAATTCGAGTGAGCGATACCAATGGCTTGTTCTACACCAATCATCTAGTGAATATTATCTTTTTCTTTTTGATTTATTCGTATTTGATTTTTGGTTTTGCCTTTGCAGGATTTCTGCTTTATTCTATCCTGTATCTTTTTATTCCCAAGAAAAAATATTATGATTTTATTATCATTCACGGAGCAGGCTTGTTGAATGGAGAAAAAGTTACTCCCTTACTGAAGAGTCGCATTGACAAGGCAGTAGAAGCTTATCACCAGTCTCTCAATCCCAATGTTAAAATCATCGCAAGTGGTGGTCAAGGTGGGGATGAGAAGATTTCCGAGGCTCAGGCAATTTGTAATTATTTGCTGGAAGAGACGGATGTTCCGAGAGAAGCGATTCTCCTAGAGGAAGACTCAACGACGACCTATGAGAATCTTCTCTTCTCAAAAGAAATGGGTGAGAAGCTGGTAGCCAGTCCACGTTTTCTCTTTGTGACCAATGATTACCATGTTTTTCGTACCAGTACCTATGCTCGCCGTATTGGGATGAAGGGAGATGGTCTTGGTTGCCGTACAGCCGCCTACTATATCCCATCGGCCTTTATCAGAGAATACATTGCTCTATGTGTGAAGATGAGATGGCTTTTTCTCGCCTTCTATATTTTATTAATTTTAGCTCTGATTTTCTCCTATAGAGGTGTTCTATGGTAATATGTAAAATTCATATTGTAATTCTTGTTAGAATCTCTAAAAAATCTTGTAGTAACCCTAGGGGAAAAATTGTCACTAGTA
The sequence above is a segment of the Streptococcus oralis ATCC 35037 genome. Coding sequences within it:
- a CDS encoding YdcF family protein, which gives rise to MYFITGFFVLLFLVSFFRDNRSLWNPALLLLSLLFSYMSIANLFYEVGQKEVHMVFFAGIFLLLPFLVFLSGFFLIYNGFVLLKKEGKSKANYLSLGLGCVILFFFVIMAIRVSDTNGLFYTNHLVNIIFFFLIYSYLIFGFAFAGFLLYSILYLFIPKKKYYDFIIIHGAGLLNGEKVTPLLKSRIDKAVEAYHQSLNPNVKIIASGGQGGDEKISEAQAICNYLLEETDVPREAILLEEDSTTTYENLLFSKEMGEKLVASPRFLFVTNDYHVFRTSTYARRIGMKGDGLGCRTAAYYIPSAFIREYIALCVKMRWLFLAFYILLILALIFSYRGVLW